From the Anopheles merus strain MAF chromosome 2L, AmerM5.1, whole genome shotgun sequence genome, the window ACACATTCCTGCGCCGCCTCACTGAAAAACAGATCGCCGAAGCAGAACGTTGGATAGCCCGCTTCGTTGACGCACACGTAGAACTGGCGGCAGGAGTAGGGGCTCGCCACGTACGCTCCGTCCGGCTGGCCCGTGCAGATGCCGCCGGTTGGTGGTGTGGACGGTTCCACCGTACACTCGACATTGTCCGCCTCGTCACAGTCCTGCAGCTCCTCGCTGAACCACAGTCCCGGTGGACAGAACGACGGTTCTCCGATCTCGTTCAGACAGGTGTAGAACAGCGAACAGCTATCCGGGCttggcacacgcacaccatcCTCCCGACCGGCGCATACGCCCGGCGTCGGTACGGTCGTGACCGTGTCGGCACATTCCGCCTCACCGATTGGGACGCAGCGCAGCAGATTGCTGTCGAACCAGTTGCCACCCGGGCATTGCACCGAGTACGGGTAGTTGTTCACGCACACGTAGTAACGGCTGCAGTCGAGCGGGTTCGGGACGTACGTACCCTGCGGCACATCGTTACAGATACCTTCGATCGGCGAGGGCGTCGTCGTGAGCCCATTGGGACAGTCAACCTCCGTCGGGCTGGCACAGGTTTGGCGGGTCTCGTCGAACCACAGTCCAGCGGGACAGATCTGCGGGAAACCGACCTGATCGACGCAGATGTAGAACCGATTGCAGAACACCGGATGCAGCACCTGGATCGAGTTGGACTGCCCAGTACAGATGCCATCGGTGGGCAGTGGAGGCGGCAGCACGTCATGCACCTCACACTGCACGTTCTGCGTAAAGTCGCACAGCTGTCGGCGGTAGTCGAACCACTGATCGTTCGGGCAGATCATCGGGTAAGGGATGCCGTTCACACACTGGTAGTAGCGGTAGCAGAAGTCATCGTCCGGTATGAAGGAAAGGTCCTCCACGCCCGCACAGCGATCCCACGGCGAGGGCGCGATCGTGGTGGGCGACAGCGGACACTCCACATTCTCGGGAATGTCGCAGATCTGTCGATTATCATCGTACCACAGCCCATCGGGACAGATCTGCGAGTAGCCGATCTCATTCACGCACAGGTAGTACTGGTTGCAGAAGTTCCAGTTGCGCGCAAAACGCCCATTCGGCACATCCTTGCAGATGTCGGGTGTGGCCACCGGCGGTCCAGGGACACCCGGACGCAGGAAGCACGGCACGCGGCTCGGTATATCGCACATCTGACGCTCCTGGTCGAACCACAGCCCGGCGCGACAAATCATCGGGTACGGAACCGAGTTCTTGCACTCAAAGTACCGATAGCAGTAGAACTCGTTGCGCAGCAGTCCACCCTCCGGCACGTCGTCGCACAGCTCGAACGGATCGGGCGTCGTAACGGGCGGCACCAGCGGACAGTACACTTGAGCCGGTGGGCCACATCGCTGAGCCTGTGCATCGAACCAAAGCCCGTCCGGGCACATCAACAAGTAGCCGATCTCGTCCACACAGACGTAGTACTGGTTGCAGGCCCGCGGGTTCAGCACCATCTCCCCATTCGCCGCATCATTGCAGATGCCCGGAGTGGCCGGAACTGATGGTGGAGCCGGGTTCACAATGCACCGCACATTCTCCTGATCATCGCAGCGCTGTTCTTCCTCGTTGAACCACTGCTCGCCGGGGCAGATGAGCGGATAGGGCCGTCCATCAATGCACTGGAAGTACCGGTAGCAGTAGTACTCGTTGCGCACGAAGCTAAAGTTAGGCACAACATCACACTGTCCCCACGGGTGAGGCGCaatcgtggtcgtcgtcgggGGTCCAAGATCACAGGAAGTTTCCGCCACCGGTAGACACGTCTGCCGATCCTCGTCGAACCACATGCCCGGAGGGCAAACCTGCGGGAACCCGATCTGGTCCACGCAGATGTAGAACTGATTGCAGCTGAACGGATTCGGCACCTGGATCGAGTTGGACACACCGTTACAGATGCCGGCCGTTGGCGGTGGACGTGGTGGCGGCTCCGTAATGATACACTCAACCTCCTCCTGTGGACGACACTGCTGGCGACGATCGTCGAACCACTGCTCGCCTGGGCAGATCATTGGGAAGGGTGATCCGTTGACGCATTTGTAGTAGCGGTAGCAGAAGGCTTCATCACGCACGTACGCATTGTTCGGGATGCCGATGCAGGGTGCGTACGGGTTCGGGGTAGTTGGAGGACGTTCCGGAGCAAGGCCACACTCAACCGTGCCCGCCTCCGAGCAGGTCTGTCCCTCCACATCGAACCAATAACCAGCGGGGCACACCAAACGCCAGCCGATCTCGTTCACGCAGATGTAGTACTGGTTGCAGTACTGTGGGTTACCTTCCAGTCGACCATTTGGAGCTCCATTACAGATGCCAGCGGTCGGTGGTGGTCTCACTACGGGCGGTGGCGTTACGTCGCATTCGACATACTGCGGCATATCACACACCTGACGCTCGCGATCGAACCAGAGATCACCTTCGCAGATCATCGGATACGGGACACCGTCGATGCACTGGTAGTAGCGATAGCAGAAGTTAGGATGACGCACCAGCCCAAATCCTTCGACACCGTTGCACATCATGTACGGGTCTTCGGGCGGAGGAGTCGCTCCATGCGGACAGTCAACTTGAAGTGGCGAGCGACAGGATTGTGTATCCTCATCGAACCAAAGTCCCGTGGGACAGATCACCGGGATGCCGACCTGTTCCGAGCAGATGTAGTACTGGTTGCAGAAACGAGGATGCAACACCAATCGCTCCCCGATCACATCATTACAGATACCGGGCGTAGGCTTGATGGTGGGCGGAGGTCCATCAACCTCACACTCAACCGTTTGGTAGTCGGCACAGCGCTGCAGATTCTCATCGAACCACTGATCGGCGGGGCAGATGAGCGGGAACGGATAGCCATTGCGGCACTGGTAGTACTGGTAGCAGAAGAAGTCATCCTTGACGAACGACAGGTTGTCCACATTATTGCACGGGTTGTCCGGTCG encodes:
- the LOC121592683 gene encoding uncharacterized protein LOC121592683, yielding MGAKVLWSIAVLLLATVSVASGQQGRCEGVDNFGLVRDRFFCYRFYQCIDGNPYPLRCPDDQWFDEERQVCDNPANVTCELEDRPPTVTPTPGICNGAPDNQFVLHPLFCNEYYLCVGEIGFPIMCPPGLWFDQTRQICGDPADISCPHGRPGAARCRDEPDFGLVRSEYACYRYYQCVNGFPYPMTCPEGLWFDAERDICDEPENVECELRPGLPTPPTPGICNDAPNNVLRSNPTACNKYYVCVDQIGWSKYCPLNMWFDEERQTCTQPGLTNCTLGPDIPPPRPDNPCNNVDNLSFVKDDFFCYQYYQCRNGYPFPLICPADQWFDENLQRCADYQTVECEVDGPPPTIKPTPGICNDVIGERLVLHPRFCNQYYICSEQVGIPVICPTGLWFDEDTQSCRSPLQVDCPHGATPPPEDPYMMCNGVEGFGLVRHPNFCYRYYQCIDGVPYPMICEGDLWFDRERQVCDMPQYVECDVTPPPVVRPPPTAGICNGAPNGRLEGNPQYCNQYYICVNEIGWRLVCPAGYWFDVEGQTCSEAGTVECGLAPERPPTTPNPYAPCIGIPNNAYVRDEAFCYRYYKCVNGSPFPMICPGEQWFDDRRQQCRPQEEVECIITEPPPRPPPTAGICNGVSNSIQVPNPFSCNQFYICVDQIGFPQVCPPGMWFDEDRQTCLPVAETSCDLGPPTTTTIAPHPWGQCDVVPNFSFVRNEYYCYRYFQCIDGRPYPLICPGEQWFNEEEQRCDDQENVRCIVNPAPPSVPATPGICNDAANGEMVLNPRACNQYYVCVDEIGYLLMCPDGLWFDAQAQRCGPPAQVYCPLVPPVTTPDPFELCDDVPEGGLLRNEFYCYRYFECKNSVPYPMICRAGLWFDQERQMCDIPSRVPCFLRPGVPGPPVATPDICKDVPNGRFARNWNFCNQYYLCVNEIGYSQICPDGLWYDDNRQICDIPENVECPLSPTTIAPSPWDRCAGVEDLSFIPDDDFCYRYYQCVNGIPYPMICPNDQWFDYRRQLCDFTQNVQCEVHDVLPPPLPTDGICTGQSNSIQVLHPVFCNRFYICVDQVGFPQICPAGLWFDETRQTCASPTEVDCPNGLTTTPSPIEGICNDVPQGTYVPNPLDCSRYYVCVNNYPYSVQCPGGNWFDSNLLRCVPIGEAECADTVTTVPTPGVCAGREDGVRVPSPDSCSLFYTCLNEIGEPSFCPPGLWFSEELQDCDEADNVECTVEPSTPPTGGICTGQPDGAYVASPYSCRQFYVCVNEAGYPTFCFGDLFFSEAAQECVDPSESECVE